A window of Sphingobacterium kitahiroshimense genomic DNA:
ACGTCAACGATTGTTAAAAGGAGAAATAGACAGCTTCATGTTAGAAAAGCGGTACCGCCATAAACTCGGCCACTATGTATGGTGTTCAGTAACCACCTCGGCAGTACATAATCAGTGTAATGAAGTATCTTTTTTTATTGTTCAGCTACAGGACATATCGGAATGTAAAAAGAATCTTGAAATTTTAGAAAGGCAAAAAAAGGAAATCGAAATTGTCAAGATAGATCTGGAAACTAAAGTGCGCCAGTTGGAAGAGTTTAATCATATTGTAGCCCATAATTTAAGAGAGCCCGTAAGCAATATCCATATGCTCATCGATGAACTGAAAGATGAAAACAGAAAAGAAGTTAACAAAGAATATTTTAGACTACTGAAAAGTAGTAACAACAGTCTAACAGATACGTTGCAAGAGCTATCAGAGATATTAGAAATTAGTCAAAATAGAAACATAGAAAAGGTGAACTGTCATTTGCCTACAATTTTTAAAAAGGTATATGATCAATTTTTAGCAGAGATATATAGTAAAAAAGTGATCCTGACAACAGATTTTGAGATTGAGTATTTGCAATACTCTAGAATATATCTCGAAAGTATTATTTATAATCTGCTTAGCAATGCACTAAAATACACCGTTCCCCGTGTTCAGCCACAAATTCATATCAGAACATATCAACAGAATAATTCAACCTTATTGAGCATCCAAGATAATGGAATAGGCATTGACCTACCCAAATTCAAATCGCAAATCTTTATGTTTAGAAAAGTTTTTCATCGTGGCTTTGATAGCAAAGGCCTAGGTTTATTCATCACACGCTATCAGATTGAATCTTTAGGAGGTAAGATCGATGTTATTAGCAAGCCAAATAACGGCACTACTTTTTTAGTAAATTTTTTAGAAAACAACTAAATGGGATCAACCAATACTATAAAAATAAGAACTGTCACCCTTGTCGATGATAATGCTATTTTACGCGTTATTTTCAGTAACATGATCAAGAGTTTTCCAGACTTTCCGCTACAGATCAACTTATTTGAAAATGCGCTAGATGCATTAGAGTATTTTGAAAATAAAAAGGAAAATCTCGATCCTTCTTCAGAAATAATATTTGTCGATATTAACATGCCCTTTATGACAGGTTGGGAAATGATGGATAAATTAGAAGAGTTTGGTCATGACTTTTTAAATCTTTTGAACATTTATATCATAAGTTCATCAACAAGCAGGACCGATAGGGAACAAATTCAAGACTATCCATTCATTGATGGATACATTTTGAAACCCATAGATAAACTTAAATTGTATGAATTGATCCGCAAACTCAATAATGAAGCATAACATGATGCTATTTATTTAATCTTGCATCCGACAAATTAAAAGAGCTACTTTATGAATCTGTCTGTATTCAGATCCTAAAGTAGCTCTTTAGCATATTTCAATAGGTATGATAAATACTAATATACCGACAGCTCATCCACAAATAACCAAGCCGGCGAACCCGCACCACCAGATCCTGCAGGAATCTTATTCAGATGTTGCACTTCAACTTTAACAAATTTAGCAGTCTGCTTTTCAAACGACAATTTGATGGTCCCTTTAGATACGGCGATCACTTCTTTTCCCACCTCTTTTACTAAAGTAAAATTTTGATTATCCTGAGAAATATAAACTTTAACAGCTTGCGGATAGTATATCCAACTCGCATTTTGATCAACGACATTCAGTTCCACATTTGAAAATGAAACTGGCTCAGACATATCAATCGTAGCCACTAAATCTTTACCATTAAATCCTAACCAGTTTTTCTTAAAATACTGCTTATTTCCATAAACTCCATCCACCAATGTTGCTGTACCGTTAGCTTGATATGCTTCATTTGGCTCATGCAATAGTTGAACAGATTTCCCAGTAGATTTACTGATTACAAAGTCCTGCTTCAGGACCGAACCGACCATACGTGCAGCACTAAAATTTGCAGCATTGATGGTCATTGTTCTATCCACTACAACAGGCTCCTTATAAACGGCACTTTGAACAGTCGGTGCTGTTCCATCTGTAGTATAGCGAATCGTATTATCATTTTTGATTGTTGACAATTCATAATACATCTTTCCGTCTCTGGAAACGATATTACCATTCAATTCAAAAATAGCTTTACTATAATTGATCTTTTTTCTGTCCAGATAAGTAAACTCATGAATCACCCTGTTTTCGAAAGATTTATACGCTTCCGGTTTTGATGTTCCCCATGCCACTTCAGACAAAGCCAACAATCGAGGAAACAACATATATTCAACATGTTTAAAATTTGTAATATACTCCGTCCACATATTGGCCTGTGGTCCCAAGATATGCTTTGCTTCTTGCGCATTCAACTCCTTGGGTATCGGGTTGAAGCTATACACTTTATCCAAGCGAAGTTCAGCATTAAAAGCCAACGGTTCAGATTGCGGATTCCCTTGATAATAATCCAGATACATATGACTGACGGGAGTCATGATGGCATCGTGTCCTGTCTTTGCGGCATGAATACCACCTTCAATACCTGTCCAACTCATAACTGTGGCATTTGGAGCCAGACCGCCTTCTAAAATTCATCCCAGCCGATAATATCTTTTCCCTTTGCATTGATGTATTTTTCCATCCGTTTGATGAAATAAGATTGCAACTCGAACTCATCTTTTAATCCTTCTTTTTTAATCATTTCCTGGCAATGTGCACAGGTTTTCCATCTTGTTTTAGGTGCCTCGTCGCCACCGATATGAATATAATGACTTGGAAAAAGTGTAACAACTTCATCGATCACATCTTCCAATAACGCAAAAGTTTCCTCCTTAGGACAATAGATATCATCCATAACACCCCAAGTTGTTCCTACCTGAAAAGGACCCCCAGTGCAAGAAAGTTCAGGATATGCAGCCAATGCAGCCTGAGCATGACCTGGCATTTCAATTTCAGGGATTATTTCAATCTGTAGTTTATTTGCATAGGCAACAACATCTTTAATCTGCTCCTGTGTATAAAATCCGCCGTAACGGCCATCTTTAGTTAATTTAGAATCTTTCACATCATCTGTCACTGCACGGTATGCTCCGATAGCGGTAAGTTTCGGATGACTTTTGATTTCAATACGCCATCCTTGGTCATCTGTAAGATGCCAGTGAAACTTATTCATTTTATAACGCGATAAATAATCTAAAAATAATTTCACTTCATCGGCAGTAAAAAAATGTCTGCTGACGTCAAGATGTGCACCACGATAAGTGAACTTCGCATAATCTTTAATTTCCAAAGCAGGAATACTTCCACTAGCTTGGTTCTCCTCCACAAGCTGCAACAAAGTTTGAACAGCATAAAAAGCGGAACTTTCTGTAGAAGCGGCTATGAAGACACCACTAGGACCTATCTTTAATTCATAATAATCATGCTTTTCCGAGACAGTATTGTTGATTTTCTGAAATCGGATTGGTCCCGATTTTTTAAGAGTAACTTTCGTCTGTAATAAGCTTTCTAATTGATTAGCCAAATATTTTGCTTGGGTCTCAAATGCCCCTGCTCCAACGGTTAGATTTCCTTTTAAAGGAAAGGAACCTTGCTTTGATATCTCCAAATGCTGAGGCATCGGTATCAGGTTCTTCTGTGCGAATAAGACAGAAGAATAGAAAAAAATAAAACTTAAAAATAGGATTTTACGCATGATAGTGATTTGGTCTTTCAACAAAAGTAGCATTAATTTTAAAAAATTAAAACGTTATAGCATGCCCGTTACATTAAACTAAAAAAGGAGATCATATGATCTCCTTTTCCTATTATATTACATTTTAAATAATCTTAAATTGCTTGCGTTTTGGTTTTCAACCAAGCCTTTTCATCATCATTCAATCTGCCTTCCAGTTTATCATAAACCCATTGGTTATACTGATTCAACCAGTTTATATGTTGCTGATCCAGTAACGTTTTATCAACTAGATCTGTTGCAATATAGCAGATTGTCAATGTTTCAAAATCCATAAACTCTCCGAATATGGAAGAATCAGCATGTTTTGATAAGACAAGATTTTCAATACGGATACCATGTTTTCCCTCACGGTATAACCCCGGTTCAATCGAACTGATCATTCCCGCTTCAATTGCAACATCAATATTTGCGGCATTAAATGTCTGCGGACCTTCGTGCACATTCAAAAAGAAACCAACACCATGACCAGTACCATGGCCATAATTACGTAATGTAGCCCAAATCGGACGACGTGTAATCGCATCAATCTGATAGCCTTTAGATCCTTGCGGATAAATAGCCTGGCTACCTTCTATCGTACCTTTCAATACAATTGTATAATCTTCCTTCTCTTCCTGCGTAATATTTCCCAACGAAACCACACGCGTAATATCTGTTGTTCCTGTCTGATATTGACCTCCCGAATCGACCAATAACAGCCCTGACGTTTTTAAATCGTAATTGCTTTCTTTACTAGCGGAATAATGTGGCAATGCACCGTGGTCTAAATAGCCGGCAATGGTACCAAAACTAATATCATTAAAACCAGGTTGCTCCTCTCTAAACTCTTGTAATCTTGCGGCTATAGAAATCTCAGATTGACCACCGGCAGGCACTGCCGATTCCAGCCATTTAAAGAATTTAGTCATCGCAACACCATCATTGATCATCGTTTCGCGCGTATGTCCAATCTCTACTTCATTTTTAATGGCTTTCAGAGAAGCTGAAGGATTGATTTTCTCAATGATTTTTACGCCAGAAGGAATAGAATCATAAATAGCAAAACAAGTTCTTTTCGGATCAATCAAAATAGATTCTACAGCTAGATTGCTCACTTGTGCATACACTTCCTCATAAGGCTTAACAGTTACACCGGAAGCTTCTAAACTGATAACCGTTTCCGAGTCTAATTTAGCTGTTTCAATATATAAAATAGCTTCATCTGCTGTCACATAAACGAATCCTAAAACAACAGGATTACATGGTACGTCACGTCCGCGGATATTAAGCAACCAAGCTAGATCATCTAAAGAAGAAACCAGATGTGCCTGTGCTCTATTCTTGGCCAATACAGCGCGAACAGCCGCCAATTTAGATTTTGTAGATTGACCTGTTGTCGTATCGGCCAATAAATATGCTTTTGCTAAAGGCAAAGCCGGTCTACCCTCCCACAATGGAGACAATAGATCCACATGACCGTCAACTACAATATCAAGAGGTTTCAAGATTTGTTGAACAGATTGTGCAACTAACAAAGAAGCTAAATTACCGTCAAAAGCAACTTTGGCACCTTTTGTTAAATGCTCGCCTAACCAATCTGCGTACTCCGCATTCCCTTGAACTTTTAATTTCACAAGTTCGAAACCGCTTCCTGCCAACTGTTCATTTGCCTGAACAAAATAACGGGTGTCTGTCCACAGACCAGCAAAATCCTGTGTAATAACTAAAGTACCTGCTGAACCTGTAAACCCTGATGTCCAAGCGATACACTTATAACGATCTGGTAAATATTCACTTATATGCGGATCAGAAGAAGGAATGATATAACCATCAACACCTTGCTCTTTCATCAGACTTCTAATTGCCGTCAATTTTTCTGAATGCGTCATTGTTTCTTTAATTTGATCATGCAAGTTATAAAATTTCAAGAAGTAAACACCTTTTCAAGGGTAACTTTTGACTTTCATATTAAACACTTTTGATCAAACAATAGTATCTTTATGAAAACAGAAAGATTTAATATTAATGAAAACCAGTATATCCCTTACCCTTCTCAGTATCTGCTTATCCCCGTTATACAGTATTCCTACTTTTTCACAGTCAGCAACAAAAACAAAAATTGAAGAAGCTTACCGTCAATTTGAAAAAGACCCTTCATTAAAAAATGGTACAGCATCGCTATCCGTATTTGATGCAAGCACAGGAATACCCATTTTTCAGCATAATCAAGAGATAGGATTAGCAACGGCTTCTACGATGAAGATTATCACCGCCAGCACAGCATTTGATATCCTAGGCAAGGATTTTAAATTTAAAACCAATCTATCTTATACCGGAACGATACAGGCCGACGGCGTGCTCCATGGAGATATTATTATTGAAGGTAGTGGAGATCCTACCTTAGGAAGTAACCGTTACCCTGAAACCAGTGAAGAACAAATACTCAACAAATGGATTTACGCAATCCAGAATGCAGGTATTAAGGAAATAAAAGGCCGTATCATCGGTGATGATAGCCGCTATCAAGGATATAAAGTTCCAGGTGGCTGGATCTGGTCCGATATTGGAAACTATTACGGTGCAGGAGTGTCTTCACTAAACTGGAGAGAAAATACCGTAGGGGTAGTTTTCACACCTAACGATGCGCTTGGAAAACCAGCAACAATACAAAAGCTCACTGCGGATCTTTCCTATGTAAAAATCACGAACGAAGTGACTACCGGAAAAAACGGCTCGGGCGACAATGTATATGCTTATTCAGGTCCTTACGCTACAAATATTTACATCAGGGGCACGTATGGTTCAGATCTCAAAAAAACAATTGAAATCTCCGTACCGGATCCCGCTTATGATGTTGCCTTTCAATTAACAAAAGCACTTAAGAATGTCGGCATTAAAACTGCTGAATCACCAAGTAACAGCAAAGCGATTTCAACAACAGAAATCTCAAGACATCTTCTGGACACCCATGAATCACCCGATCTTGCTGCGATTATCTACTGGTTCAACCAAAAAAGCATCAACTTATACGGTGAAGCATTATTGAAAGCAATTGCATACCAAACGGCACAAAAGACTGAAACGAGTGAGGGAGCATCCTTTATTCAAAAATATTGGGAGAATAAATTGCAGATCAATAGCAGTGAACTCAACAATCAGGATGGGTCCGGTCTCTCTCCACAAAATAGGGTAACGACTGCTGCAATGAACAAAATTATGCAATATGCTCAATCACAATCCTGGTTCCCGGAATTCTATAAAAGTCTGCCCGAATACAATAATATGAAGATGAAAAGCGGTACAATTGGAGGTGCACTGGGCTATACAGGTATCCAAAATAATAGCACAGGACAAAAGTTTACCTTCACACTGTTAGTGAATAATTACTCAGGATCGACTAGCGCTATGCGCAAACGAATGTTCACACTTCTTGATGTATTAAAATAAATTGACACTTCAGAATAAATTTTTGACTAATTATCATTTCTTTCTCAAAAAAAGAATGATACATTTGTAACCTTAGTTTAACAAACTAGCACTATATAAAAGAATTAAAATGAGTAATGTAAATCGTAAACAAGCGGCATTAGACTACCACTCAATGGGTAGACCTGGTAAAATAGCTGTTGTGCCAACCAAGCCAACAAATTCTCAAAGAGACTTATCGCTAGCTTATTCACCAGGTGTTGCTGAGCCTTGTTTAGCTATCGCTGCAAATAATGAAGATGCTTACAAATATACTGCAAAAGGTAATTTAGTTGCAGTTATTAGTAATGGTACGGCCGTTTTAGGTCTTGGAGATATCGGTGCTGTAGCCGGTAAACCAGTTATGGAAGGTAAAGGTTTATTATTTAAGATCTTCGCTGATATTGATGTTTTCGATATTGAACTTGACACTAAAAATGTGGATGAGTTTGTCAACATCGTAAAAGCAATGGAACCGACTTTTGGTGGTATCAACCTGGAAGATATTAAA
This region includes:
- the dacB gene encoding D-alanyl-D-alanine carboxypeptidase/D-alanyl-D-alanine-endopeptidase, whose protein sequence is MKTSISLTLLSICLSPLYSIPTFSQSATKTKIEEAYRQFEKDPSLKNGTASLSVFDASTGIPIFQHNQEIGLATASTMKIITASTAFDILGKDFKFKTNLSYTGTIQADGVLHGDIIIEGSGDPTLGSNRYPETSEEQILNKWIYAIQNAGIKEIKGRIIGDDSRYQGYKVPGGWIWSDIGNYYGAGVSSLNWRENTVGVVFTPNDALGKPATIQKLTADLSYVKITNEVTTGKNGSGDNVYAYSGPYATNIYIRGTYGSDLKKTIEISVPDPAYDVAFQLTKALKNVGIKTAESPSNSKAISTTEISRHLLDTHESPDLAAIIYWFNQKSINLYGEALLKAIAYQTAQKTETSEGASFIQKYWENKLQINSSELNNQDGSGLSPQNRVTTAAMNKIMQYAQSQSWFPEFYKSLPEYNNMKMKSGTIGGALGYTGIQNNSTGQKFTFTLLVNNYSGSTSAMRKRMFTLLDVLK
- a CDS encoding aminopeptidase P family protein; amino-acid sequence: MTHSEKLTAIRSLMKEQGVDGYIIPSSDPHISEYLPDRYKCIAWTSGFTGSAGTLVITQDFAGLWTDTRYFVQANEQLAGSGFELVKLKVQGNAEYADWLGEHLTKGAKVAFDGNLASLLVAQSVQQILKPLDIVVDGHVDLLSPLWEGRPALPLAKAYLLADTTTGQSTKSKLAAVRAVLAKNRAQAHLVSSLDDLAWLLNIRGRDVPCNPVVLGFVYVTADEAILYIETAKLDSETVISLEASGVTVKPYEEVYAQVSNLAVESILIDPKRTCFAIYDSIPSGVKIIEKINPSASLKAIKNEVEIGHTRETMINDGVAMTKFFKWLESAVPAGGQSEISIAARLQEFREEQPGFNDISFGTIAGYLDHGALPHYSASKESNYDLKTSGLLLVDSGGQYQTGTTDITRVVSLGNITQEEKEDYTIVLKGTIEGSQAIYPQGSKGYQIDAITRRPIWATLRNYGHGTGHGVGFFLNVHEGPQTFNAANIDVAIEAGMISSIEPGLYREGKHGIRIENLVLSKHADSSIFGEFMDFETLTICYIATDLVDKTLLDQQHINWLNQYNQWVYDKLEGRLNDDEKAWLKTKTQAI
- a CDS encoding beta-N-acetylhexosaminidase, with the translated sequence MRKILFLSFIFFYSSVLFAQKNLIPMPQHLEISKQGSFPLKGNLTVGAGAFETQAKYLANQLESLLQTKVTLKKSGPIRFQKINNTVSEKHDYYELKIGPSGVFIAASTESSAFYAVQTLLQLVEENQASGSIPALEIKDYAKFTYRGAHLDVSRHFFTADEVKLFLDYLSRYKMNKFHWHLTDDQGWRIEIKSHPKLTAIGAYRAVTDDVKDSKLTKDGRYGGFYTQEQIKDVVAYANKLQIEIIPEIEMPGHAQAALAAYPELSCTGGPFQVGTTWGVMDDIYCPKEETFALLEDVIDEVVTLFPSHYIHIGGDEAPKTRWKTCAHCQEMIKKEGLKDEFELQSYFIKRMEKYINAKGKDIIGWDEF
- a CDS encoding family 20 glycosylhydrolase; amino-acid sequence: MLEGGLAPNATVMSWTGIEGGIHAAKTGHDAIMTPVSHMYLDYYQGNPQSEPLAFNAELRLDKVYSFNPIPKELNAQEAKHILGPQANMWTEYITNFKHVEYMLFPRLLALSEVAWGTSKPEAYKSFENRVIHEFTYLDRKKINYSKAIFELNGNIVSRDGKMYYELSTIKNDNTIRYTTDGTAPTVQSAVYKEPVVVDRTMTINAANFSAARMVGSVLKQDFVISKSTGKSVQLLHEPNEAYQANGTATLVDGVYGNKQYFKKNWLGFNGKDLVATIDMSEPVSFSNVELNVVDQNASWIYYPQAVKVYISQDNQNFTLVKEVGKEVIAVSKGTIKLSFEKQTAKFVKVEVQHLNKIPAGSGGAGSPAWLFVDELSVY
- a CDS encoding response regulator is translated as MGSTNTIKIRTVTLVDDNAILRVIFSNMIKSFPDFPLQINLFENALDALEYFENKKENLDPSSEIIFVDINMPFMTGWEMMDKLEEFGHDFLNLLNIYIISSSTSRTDREQIQDYPFIDGYILKPIDKLKLYELIRKLNNEA